Genomic window (Rossellomorea aquimaris):
CATTGTATGATGGAGATAGTAAGATTATATATCGGGTAGAGATGAGGAGAACCCTGTGTCAATCGCGTGTACGATTATCGTGCACTCCATTGCCATGGGGTTCTTTTCATTTATACATAAATACCATGTTAAAAGGAGGAAATGAAGTTGAAAAACAGATCAATCAGCCGGATAGTTGTCCTTCTTGCTTTAGGAATCGCAGGATTTTTATTGCTTCATGTTCACAGCGCAAATGCGAATGAAACCTACCCGCCTCTCGTCATCACGGAAATCGTCACCAAATCAGCAGGAATAGGACAGCCCTATGAGTACGTCGAGATCTATAACACGACCTCAGAAGCCATTAATCTACAAGATTATCAACTCCAATACTTCACGAGTAACTTCTCAAGCCCGGCCAACCGATGGCCCATCGATGACAAAACCATCCAGCCGAAAGATTCCCTGGTCCTCTGGTTAAAGAAATTCGCTTATCCTGATGTACCGCTGTGGGACTTCAACTCCAACTATGACATGTACCTCACTCCCGATGACGTATACGAAATCAAGCTGACGACTTCCGGTCAAGGACTGCATGACAGCAGCCTTCGCCAGGTAGGTATTGCGGATGCGGAGGACAATATTCTAAGCACTGCGCTCATCAATGATGGGGTAGTCGATGGTATTACAAACCGAAGCGTCATTTATGAAGTAACCAGCTCACCGGCAGTGACGAAGCTTCGCAACGGAGAGCAACCAACTCCCGCCGTCGTGTTGACTGAACAAGTGGCAGGTCCTGAAACACCAACCAACCTGACTGCAACTCCCGCCGACCAATCGGTTACCCTTGAGTGGGAAGCTTCAGAAGATGCAGTCTCCTATATGATCTACCACTCTGATGGAACGACCACCTCTACAGACGCGACCACTTCAATCATTGATGGATTGGAAAATGGGCAGGCATACACATTCCGGGTGACGGCTGTGGACTCGGAAGGAAACGAATCCCCGGCAACAAAGGAAGTCCGGGTTGTCCCACAGGAAGTCGTGGACAGTGAAGCCCCTGCAACCCCAACTGGACTAAAAGCAACTCCAGGCAGTGATCATGTCAAGTTATTGTGGACCGCCAATATAGAAAGTGATTTTGCAGGATACCGCGTCTACATTAACGGAACACTTTACGGTACAGTCGCATCTGACAAAAAGAGTTTGATTGTATCCCCTCTGGAATTGAACAGAGAGTACTCTTTCGAGGTAACGGCATTCGATCAAGTCGGAAACGAATCGGAGGCATCAGAACCACTTGTCACAGGACCGACAGAAAACGTACCGACACCAAACCTGCTGATCACCGAATTGATTCCGAACACAGATAACTATGCAGGCTACGATGCATTCGAATACTTTGAGCTTTATAACAACAGCCCCGATCCGATCGATCTGAAAGGGTATCGGTTCGCCTCCTACAACTGGGATGAAGAAATCGGGGACACTCACATTTTGAAGCCTTGGGATACTGTGGTGATCTGGACTAGAAACACATCCATCAGCTCTATTTCCCTAGAAGCGTTCAATTATAACTATTTCTATTCCTACAAAAGTAAGTATCTTCATGAAGAGGATACTCTCGTCCTCGGGGATATCGGTGGCCTCGTCAACGGCGGCAATATACTGACCGTTTATGACCCTGATGGACTAGAAGTCGTCAGAGCCGAATACTCAGGAGAGGATGTTTCTCTAAAACAAACCGTCACCTATTCCTATCCAAAAGATAATACCCGAACAATGGAAAAATTGGCATCCGGCCAATATCCGACAACGGGATGGATTGTTAAAGAGCAAGCACCTGATCGCCCCGTGTCAGATGAAGAATCACCGCAAACACCGACCAACCTTGAAGCAACTGCGGGCAACGGTGAAGCCGTTTTAACCTGGGACGCTTCAAGTGAAACCGACCTATACCGTTATCACATTTACAAAGATGGAGAACTTGAATACTCCGTAGATCCATCCGTGACGGAATTTACGCTCTATACATTAGTCGGTAATCAAACGTACTCGTTACAAGTGAGCGCAGAGGATACATCAGGGAATGTATCGGAG
Coding sequences:
- a CDS encoding lamin tail domain-containing protein, whose amino-acid sequence is MKNRSISRIVVLLALGIAGFLLLHVHSANANETYPPLVITEIVTKSAGIGQPYEYVEIYNTTSEAINLQDYQLQYFTSNFSSPANRWPIDDKTIQPKDSLVLWLKKFAYPDVPLWDFNSNYDMYLTPDDVYEIKLTTSGQGLHDSSLRQVGIADAEDNILSTALINDGVVDGITNRSVIYEVTSSPAVTKLRNGEQPTPAVVLTEQVAGPETPTNLTATPADQSVTLEWEASEDAVSYMIYHSDGTTTSTDATTSIIDGLENGQAYTFRVTAVDSEGNESPATKEVRVVPQEVVDSEAPATPTGLKATPGSDHVKLLWTANIESDFAGYRVYINGTLYGTVASDKKSLIVSPLELNREYSFEVTAFDQVGNESEASEPLVTGPTENVPTPNLLITELIPNTDNYAGYDAFEYFELYNNSPDPIDLKGYRFASYNWDEEIGDTHILKPWDTVVIWTRNTSISSISLEAFNYNYFYSYKSKYLHEEDTLVLGDIGGLVNGGNILTVYDPDGLEVVRAEYSGEDVSLKQTVTYSYPKDNTRTMEKLASGQYPTTGWIVKEQAPDRPVSDEESPQTPTNLEATAGNGEAVLTWDASSETDLYRYHIYKDGELEYSVDPSVTEFTLYTLVGNQTYSLQVSAEDTSGNVSEKSAPVLITPEHQIITQLERSEHEKDPAYQGLWDISSDGPVIAGLSQGLVPQGLTYYKKKDWLLTVSYVDDGIRPGTITVTDRRTGELVKSVVLYNTDGTPYTGHAGGVTVSRDHGWVASENHLFTFNLSDLEQAVNNGEIQFTKQIPLPVEAAYTVYDEGILWIGEFFEANSYPTDPTHHIENRDGEMHYAWMIGFDLERNNDMLSEAHWNGSPDHNAVPDYILSTTGKVQGAIMQKAARNGVTLSTSYGRANDSVLYRYEYPLKEEPHAYATVEGKQVPLWFLDGHTAKPRQSIEAIPMPEGIVEVQKELYVVFESGADKYRYTTTYPMDRMLKIDMKKLMKDDKEIE